One region of Hoeflea sp. 108 genomic DNA includes:
- a CDS encoding ABC transporter ATP-binding protein produces MQPIISVSNLSKTYASGFSALKNINLDIRRGEIFALLGPNGAGKTTLISIICGIVNPSEGRVLADGHDIIKDYRAARSRIGLVPQELTTDAFETVWATVSFSRGLFGKPANPAHIEKILKDLSLWEKKDNKIMTLSGGMKRRVMIAKALSHEPQILFLDEPTAGVDVELRRDMWEVVRLLRETGVTIILTTHYIEEAEQMADRVGVISKGEIVLVEEKAELMRKLGRKQLTLQLQAQLEALPEALSSHGLELADGGHELVYTYDTQGERTGITALLKDLNDAGIRFKDLQTKQSSLEEIFVNLVRERR; encoded by the coding sequence ATGCAGCCGATTATCTCCGTTTCCAATCTGTCGAAGACCTATGCTTCAGGGTTTTCGGCGCTGAAGAACATCAATCTCGACATCCGGCGCGGCGAAATCTTCGCCCTGCTCGGACCCAATGGCGCCGGCAAGACGACGCTGATCAGCATCATCTGCGGCATCGTCAATCCATCCGAGGGGCGGGTGCTGGCCGACGGCCACGACATCATCAAGGACTATCGCGCGGCGCGCTCGCGCATTGGGCTTGTGCCGCAGGAACTGACCACCGACGCCTTCGAGACAGTGTGGGCGACCGTCAGCTTCAGCCGCGGCCTGTTCGGCAAGCCGGCCAATCCCGCCCATATCGAGAAGATCCTGAAGGACCTCTCTTTGTGGGAGAAGAAGGACAACAAGATCATGACGCTGTCGGGCGGCATGAAGCGGCGCGTGATGATCGCCAAGGCGCTGTCGCACGAACCGCAGATCCTGTTCCTCGACGAGCCGACCGCAGGCGTCGACGTCGAGCTTCGCCGCGATATGTGGGAGGTGGTGCGCCTGCTGCGCGAGACCGGCGTCACCATCATCCTGACCACCCACTATATCGAGGAAGCCGAGCAGATGGCCGACCGTGTCGGCGTGATCTCCAAGGGCGAGATCGTGCTGGTGGAGGAGAAGGCCGAGTTGATGCGCAAGCTCGGGCGCAAGCAGCTGACGCTGCAGTTGCAGGCACAGCTCGAAGCGTTGCCGGAGGCGCTGTCCAGCCACGGGCTGGAGCTGGCCGATGGTGGCCACGAGCTTGTCTATACCTATGACACACAGGGCGAGCGCACCGGGATCACGGCGCTGCTCAAGGATCTCAACGACGCCGGTATCCGCTTCAAGGACCTGCAGACCAAGCAGAGTTCGCTCGAAGAGATCTTCGTCAATCTGGTGAGGGAACGGCGATGA
- a CDS encoding cation transporter: protein MLTEAQVLKLSIAVTFVVALFGIVFGILTGSFSIAFDGAYSLADASMTILALVVARLITSYATESGKGRLRKRFSVGFWHLEPIVLGMNGIVLMSVSVYALINAISSLLSGGHQLEFDYAIVYAVVTLATCLVMAYVGRRANRTIQSDFVALDATAWMMSGGITAALLVAFIGGWLVEGTGLAWIAPYVDPAVLALVCLVIIPMPLGTVRQALADILLITPADLKAHVDDVARTTVARHGFLAYRAYVARIGRLSQVELYFIVPPGLPPKAIEDWDRLRDEIGDAIGDEGPDRWLTIAFTADKEWAE, encoded by the coding sequence ATGCTCACCGAAGCGCAAGTCCTCAAGCTCTCCATCGCCGTCACCTTCGTGGTCGCCCTGTTCGGCATCGTCTTCGGTATCCTCACGGGATCTTTCTCGATCGCCTTCGACGGCGCCTACTCGCTTGCCGATGCCTCGATGACCATCCTGGCTCTGGTGGTCGCGCGCCTCATCACCAGCTACGCCACCGAAAGCGGCAAAGGCCGGCTGCGCAAGCGCTTTTCGGTCGGCTTCTGGCATCTGGAGCCGATCGTGCTCGGCATGAACGGCATCGTCCTGATGAGCGTTTCGGTCTACGCGTTGATCAACGCCATCAGCAGCCTGCTGTCGGGCGGACACCAGCTCGAATTCGACTACGCCATCGTCTATGCAGTCGTCACCCTCGCCACCTGCCTGGTCATGGCTTATGTCGGTCGCCGCGCCAACCGCACCATCCAGTCCGACTTCGTCGCGCTCGATGCAACCGCCTGGATGATGTCGGGCGGCATCACCGCAGCACTGCTTGTCGCCTTCATCGGCGGCTGGCTTGTCGAAGGCACCGGCCTTGCCTGGATTGCGCCTTATGTCGACCCGGCCGTGCTGGCGCTGGTCTGCCTGGTCATCATTCCGATGCCGCTGGGCACCGTGCGCCAGGCCCTCGCCGATATCCTGCTGATCACGCCCGCCGACCTCAAGGCCCATGTCGACGATGTTGCGCGCACCACCGTCGCACGGCACGGCTTTCTTGCCTACCGGGCCTATGTCGCCAGGATCGGACGCCTGTCGCAGGTCGAGCTTTATTTCATCGTGCCGCCGGGCCTGCCGCCGAAAGCAATCGAGGACTGGGACAGGCTGCGCGACGAGATCGGCGATGCCATCGGCGACGAAGGTCCCGACCGCTGGCTGACCATCGCCTTTACCGCCGACAAGGAATGGGCCGAGTAG
- a CDS encoding lipid-A-disaccharide synthase N-terminal domain-containing protein, with product MNLISELGTWLHDVFIAQFDGWILLGFVAQGMFTMRFVVQWLASERAKRSVVPVAFWFFSLGGGALLLIYAIQRQDPVFIAGQGLGLFIYIRNLWLIANERRAAMSETE from the coding sequence ATGAACCTCATTTCCGAACTCGGCACCTGGTTGCACGACGTCTTCATCGCGCAGTTCGACGGCTGGATTCTGCTCGGCTTCGTCGCCCAGGGCATGTTCACCATGCGCTTCGTCGTGCAATGGCTGGCTTCGGAGCGCGCCAAGCGCTCGGTCGTGCCTGTCGCCTTCTGGTTCTTCTCGCTCGGCGGCGGCGCCCTGCTGCTGATCTATGCCATCCAGCGCCAGGATCCGGTGTTCATCGCCGGCCAGGGCCTCGGCCTCTTCATCTACATCCGCAATCTCTGGCTCATCGCCAACGAGCGCCGCGCCGCCATGTCCGAGACCGAGTGA
- a CDS encoding methyltransferase, with amino-acid sequence MKRVAFDGASLITPAAIEAELASTSKKFKGESLPVAKAHLGLLLSLAQQRFEKGNAPARIIHELAGQLHQARERFPVDVWQALIPIAQEHPVAEYFLQDPFTRWSFEKPRGYSGDAQLLDFIYGHKSVDADVTGSTELGRALYDYTKDASSSVAVRERRDLLTKYVDEIAAAHGADTEILTVAAGHLREADRSTALREGRIKRWVALDQDPMSVGSITRDFTGTCVETVDGSVRGILTDAYKLGHFDFAYSAGLYDYLSEKVAVKLTRKCLKMLKPNGTLLFANFAQDIVVDGYMETFMNWALLLRSEADMWSIINHSVDRNAVDASVFFGANRNIVYGVIKKRG; translated from the coding sequence GTGAAACGTGTTGCATTTGACGGCGCTAGTCTCATCACTCCCGCGGCAATCGAAGCAGAGCTCGCTTCGACTTCAAAGAAATTCAAAGGTGAGAGCCTTCCAGTCGCCAAGGCGCATCTGGGGTTGCTTCTGAGCCTTGCCCAGCAGCGGTTTGAAAAAGGCAACGCTCCGGCCCGAATCATCCACGAACTGGCAGGGCAGTTGCACCAGGCGCGCGAGCGCTTTCCCGTCGATGTCTGGCAGGCGCTGATCCCGATCGCGCAGGAACATCCCGTCGCCGAATACTTCCTGCAGGACCCGTTCACCCGCTGGTCGTTCGAGAAGCCGCGCGGCTATTCCGGCGACGCCCAGCTGCTCGACTTCATCTATGGCCACAAGAGCGTCGATGCCGACGTGACGGGTTCGACGGAACTCGGGCGGGCGCTCTACGACTATACCAAGGATGCGTCGTCGTCGGTCGCGGTGCGCGAACGCCGCGACCTGCTGACCAAATATGTCGACGAGATCGCTGCGGCGCACGGCGCCGACACCGAGATCCTGACGGTTGCCGCCGGGCACCTGCGCGAGGCGGACCGTTCCACGGCGCTCAGGGAAGGGCGCATCAAGCGCTGGGTGGCGCTCGACCAGGACCCGATGAGCGTCGGCTCGATCACGCGCGATTTCACCGGCACCTGCGTCGAGACTGTCGATGGTTCGGTGCGCGGTATCCTGACCGATGCCTACAAGCTCGGCCATTTCGACTTTGCCTATTCGGCCGGCCTATACGACTACCTGTCGGAAAAGGTGGCGGTGAAGCTGACGCGCAAATGCCTGAAGATGCTGAAGCCGAACGGCACGCTTTTGTTTGCCAATTTCGCCCAGGACATCGTCGTCGACGGCTACATGGAGACCTTCATGAACTGGGCGCTGCTGCTGCGCTCGGAGGCCGACATGTGGAGCATCATCAACCACAGCGTCGATCGCAACGCGGTCGATGCCAGCGTGTTCTTCGGCGCCAATCGCAACATCGTCTACGGCGTCATCAAGAAGCGCGGCTAG
- a CDS encoding ABC transporter permease, producing the protein MNFHAIRAIYLFEMARTWRTLLQSIVSPVISTSLYFVVFGAAIGSRISEINGISYGAFIVPGLIMLSLLTQSISNASFGIYFPKFVGTIYELLSAPVSYIEIVISYVGAAASKSILLGLIILATASLFVPLHIEHPLAMILFLVLTAVTFSLFGFIIGIWAGNFEQLQLVPLLIVTPLTFLGGSFYSIDMLPPFWRTVSLFNPVVYLVSGFRWSFFGVSDVNVGISLGMTLVFLAACLVTVWWIFRTGWRIKA; encoded by the coding sequence ATGAATTTTCACGCGATCCGCGCAATCTATCTGTTCGAGATGGCCCGCACCTGGCGCACGCTGCTGCAGAGCATCGTTTCGCCGGTCATCTCGACGTCGCTCTATTTCGTCGTCTTCGGCGCTGCCATCGGCTCGCGCATCAGCGAGATCAACGGCATCAGCTACGGCGCCTTCATCGTGCCGGGACTGATCATGCTGTCGCTCTTGACGCAGAGCATCTCGAACGCCTCGTTCGGCATCTATTTCCCGAAATTCGTCGGCACGATCTACGAATTGCTGTCGGCGCCGGTGTCCTACATCGAGATCGTCATCTCCTATGTCGGGGCGGCGGCGTCGAAATCGATCCTGCTCGGCCTCATCATCCTGGCGACCGCCTCCCTGTTCGTGCCGCTGCACATCGAACATCCACTGGCGATGATCCTGTTTCTGGTGCTGACTGCCGTCACCTTCAGCCTGTTTGGCTTCATCATCGGCATCTGGGCCGGCAATTTCGAACAGCTGCAGCTGGTGCCGCTGCTGATCGTGACGCCGCTGACCTTCCTGGGCGGCAGCTTCTACTCCATCGATATGCTGCCGCCGTTCTGGCGCACGGTGTCGCTGTTCAATCCGGTGGTCTATCTGGTGAGCGGCTTCCGCTGGAGCTTCTTCGGCGTGTCCGACGTCAATGTCGGCATCAGCCTGGGCATGACGCTGGTGTTCCTCGCCGCATGCCTGGTCACCGTCTGGTGGATCTTCAGGACCGGCTGGCGGATCAAGGCCTAG
- a CDS encoding glycosyltransferase family 2 protein: protein MISIVIPCKNEAENLPILVGEVHAAMAGRDYEVIVVDDGSTDRTADVLAELARSAGRLRHVRHDRSAGQSAAVRSGVFAAKGDIVVTMDGDGQNDPAYLPKLADALVAAGPAIGIAAGQRLKRTDTKLKQMSSRFANGLRERILRDGTRDSGCGLKAVHTSLFRQLPYFDGWHRYLPALVIREGRGVVHVDVVDRSRIHGKSNYGILDRGLRGILDLTGVWWLRRRRKVVPSVQELGQ, encoded by the coding sequence ATGATTTCAATCGTCATTCCGTGCAAGAACGAGGCTGAGAACCTGCCGATCCTGGTCGGCGAGGTTCACGCCGCCATGGCCGGGCGCGACTATGAGGTGATCGTCGTCGACGACGGTTCCACCGATCGCACCGCCGATGTGCTGGCCGAGCTCGCGCGCAGCGCCGGCCGCCTCCGCCATGTCAGGCACGACCGCTCGGCCGGCCAGAGCGCCGCGGTTCGCTCGGGCGTCTTCGCCGCCAAAGGCGACATCGTCGTCACCATGGACGGCGACGGCCAGAACGATCCCGCCTATCTGCCGAAACTCGCCGACGCGCTTGTCGCCGCCGGCCCGGCCATCGGCATTGCCGCCGGCCAGCGCCTCAAGCGCACCGACACCAAACTCAAGCAGATGTCGTCGCGCTTCGCCAACGGCCTGCGCGAGCGCATCCTGCGCGACGGCACCCGCGATTCCGGCTGCGGCCTCAAGGCGGTGCACACCAGCCTGTTCCGCCAGCTGCCCTATTTCGACGGCTGGCACCGCTATTTGCCGGCACTCGTGATCCGCGAAGGCCGCGGCGTGGTCCATGTCGACGTCGTCGACCGCTCGCGCATCCACGGCAAGTCCAACTACGGCATTCTCGACCGCGGCCTGCGCGGCATCCTCGACCTCACCGGCGTCTGGTGGCTGCGCCGCCGACGCAAGGTCGTGCCTTCAGTCCAGGAGCTGGGCCAATGA
- a CDS encoding alpha/beta hydrolase, which yields MPFDIVTPLASPTGAELNLYIRHSPVPARAAIQINHGLAEHAARYARFADFLAGHGYHVYAHDHRGHGSTRAPDAPTGRFAGKDGVDKVLGDVLAVHDRIAADHPGLPVIIFGHSMGGLIALNFVLRHSDRVAAAAIWNANFSAGILGRLAQAILAFERFRLGSDVPSRILPKLTFGDWAKKIADRRTDFDWLSRDPAEVDTYVADPLCGWDASVSMWIDVFELVFAGADDRNFAGVRKDLPFNLAGGQRDPATDGGKAVEALAARMRRMGFSNLVSRIYAETRHESLNEVNRDMIMADLARWLDALSLKRTATTGP from the coding sequence ATGCCTTTCGACATCGTGACCCCGCTCGCTTCGCCCACCGGCGCCGAGCTCAATCTGTATATCCGCCATAGCCCTGTTCCGGCCCGCGCCGCCATCCAGATCAACCATGGACTGGCCGAGCATGCGGCGCGTTATGCCCGCTTCGCCGATTTCCTCGCCGGCCATGGCTACCATGTCTACGCCCACGACCATCGCGGCCATGGCTCGACCCGTGCACCCGATGCCCCCACCGGCCGCTTCGCCGGCAAGGATGGCGTCGACAAGGTCCTGGGAGACGTTCTCGCCGTCCACGACCGCATCGCCGCCGACCATCCCGGCCTGCCCGTCATCATCTTCGGCCATTCCATGGGCGGGCTGATCGCGCTCAACTTCGTGCTCCGCCATTCAGACCGCGTAGCTGCCGCCGCCATCTGGAACGCCAACTTCTCCGCCGGCATCCTGGGACGACTCGCCCAGGCGATCCTTGCCTTCGAACGTTTCCGGCTAGGCTCGGACGTGCCTTCCCGCATCCTGCCGAAGCTCACCTTCGGCGACTGGGCAAAAAAGATCGCCGACCGCCGCACCGACTTCGACTGGCTGTCGCGCGACCCGGCCGAAGTCGACACCTATGTCGCCGATCCGCTCTGCGGCTGGGATGCGTCGGTGTCGATGTGGATCGATGTCTTCGAACTGGTCTTCGCCGGCGCCGACGACCGCAATTTCGCCGGCGTCCGCAAGGACCTGCCCTTCAATCTCGCCGGCGGCCAGCGCGACCCGGCCACCGATGGCGGCAAGGCGGTCGAAGCACTGGCTGCGCGCATGCGCCGGATGGGCTTTTCGAATCTCGTTTCAAGGATTTATGCCGAGACCCGCCACGAAAGCCTCAACGAGGTGAACCGGGACATGATCATGGCCGATCTGGCCCGCTGGCTCGATGCTCTATCCCTCAAACGGACGGCGACAACTGGTCCATAG
- a CDS encoding thiamine pyrophosphate-binding protein — translation MKTGGQLIVDALEANGVDRMYCVPGESYLAVLDALHDSKIRSIVCRQEGGAAMMADCHGRLTGKPGICFVTRGPGATNASAGVHIAMQDSIPMILFIGQVASHAKEREAFQEVNYRRFFGDIAKWVVEIDDAARIPELLTRAFSVATSGRPGPVVVSLPEDMLTSVVEAPAALPAMQVETRPGDEELAKLEALLNGAKNPFVILGGTRWSAEAVESMKKISEAWSLPVGVSFRRQMLFDHLHDNYAGDVGIGVNPKIAKAIKDADVVLLVGGRFGEMPSSDYTLIKSPYPDQKLVHIHADADELGRVYRPTIAINASPAAFVEAFAKRKPTATPAWAENTKALHAAYLEWSTPPLTGPGPVQMGPIMNWLEKVLPEDAILTNGAGNYATWVHRFHRFRRYATQGAPTSGSMGYGTPAAVAAKALFPDRVVVAFAGDGCFMMNGQEFATAVQYGLPIIVIVVNNGIYGTIRMHQEREYPGRVEATDLKNPDFAALARAYGGHGETVNETDEFAAAFERARASGKPAIIEIKLDPEAITPMRTLSDIRDKR, via the coding sequence ATGAAGACCGGCGGACAACTGATCGTCGACGCACTCGAAGCCAATGGCGTCGACCGCATGTATTGCGTGCCGGGCGAATCCTACCTGGCCGTGCTCGACGCGCTGCATGATTCCAAGATCCGCAGCATCGTCTGCCGTCAGGAGGGTGGCGCTGCGATGATGGCGGACTGCCACGGCCGTCTCACCGGCAAGCCCGGCATCTGCTTCGTCACCCGCGGACCCGGCGCCACCAACGCGTCGGCCGGCGTGCACATCGCCATGCAGGACTCGATCCCGATGATCCTGTTCATCGGCCAGGTGGCGAGCCACGCCAAGGAGCGCGAGGCCTTCCAGGAGGTCAACTATCGCCGCTTCTTCGGCGACATCGCCAAATGGGTGGTCGAGATCGACGACGCCGCCCGCATTCCCGAATTGCTGACCCGCGCCTTCTCCGTCGCCACGTCAGGCCGTCCCGGCCCCGTCGTCGTCTCGCTGCCCGAGGACATGCTGACCAGCGTCGTCGAGGCCCCCGCCGCCCTGCCGGCCATGCAGGTCGAGACCCGTCCCGGCGACGAGGAGCTGGCAAAGCTCGAGGCCCTGCTCAACGGCGCCAAAAACCCCTTCGTCATCCTTGGCGGCACGCGCTGGAGCGCCGAGGCGGTCGAAAGCATGAAGAAGATTTCGGAAGCCTGGTCGCTGCCGGTCGGCGTTTCGTTCCGCCGCCAGATGCTGTTCGACCACCTGCACGACAACTACGCCGGCGACGTCGGCATCGGCGTCAACCCGAAAATCGCCAAGGCGATCAAGGATGCCGACGTGGTGCTTCTGGTCGGTGGCCGCTTCGGCGAAATGCCGTCGTCGGATTACACGCTGATCAAGAGCCCCTACCCGGACCAGAAGCTCGTGCATATCCATGCCGACGCCGATGAGCTTGGCCGCGTCTACCGTCCGACGATTGCCATCAACGCGTCGCCGGCTGCCTTCGTCGAGGCCTTTGCCAAGCGCAAGCCGACTGCTACGCCGGCATGGGCCGAAAACACCAAGGCGCTGCACGCGGCCTATCTCGAATGGTCGACGCCGCCGCTGACCGGCCCGGGCCCGGTCCAGATGGGCCCGATCATGAACTGGCTGGAAAAGGTGCTGCCCGAGGATGCGATCCTCACCAATGGCGCTGGCAACTACGCCACCTGGGTACACCGCTTCCACCGCTTCCGCCGCTACGCCACGCAGGGCGCGCCGACGTCGGGTTCGATGGGCTACGGCACGCCGGCTGCAGTCGCCGCCAAGGCCCTGTTCCCGGATCGCGTCGTCGTGGCCTTCGCCGGCGACGGCTGCTTCATGATGAACGGCCAGGAGTTCGCCACCGCCGTGCAATATGGCCTGCCGATCATCGTGATCGTCGTCAACAACGGCATCTACGGCACCATCCGCATGCACCAGGAGCGTGAGTATCCGGGCCGCGTCGAGGCGACCGATCTCAAGAACCCGGATTTCGCAGCACTCGCCCGAGCCTATGGTGGCCATGGCGAGACGGTGAACGAGACAGACGAGTTCGCCGCCGCCTTCGAACGGGCCCGCGCCAGCGGCAAGCCTGCGATCATCGAGATCAAGCTCGACCCGGAGGCGATCACGCCGATGCGCACGCTGAGCGACATCAGGGACAAGCGCTGA
- a CDS encoding EAL domain-containing protein, with the protein MDQGTPHTLADLADAGIEGPRQLSDAELRAMYRQAGAAARRKDTRQGLWIAVITYLLFSVTDVLLIPDVAAYTIIARFAIGVSVLLLLEVQIRREVDTKWLDLTCATALITGYAGWLLPAVMTDLAQTMSYYMIFGAIFMMGANLFFSFHFRLSVISSGIILCIFFVALYLIPENAPYQLAFGTFYISCFAFTSFVNWKLNRERYNVFLNALEAKTQQKEATERGHALLRLSRTDPLTGLENRRAVDERLRDYWNDWQRFGAGFAAILIDVDFFKKYNDSYGHQEGDRCLTLIADALGTTIAQFNGSIGRYGGEEFIALARLSDREQVAELAEIIRSTVEDLALKHNYRRDGMSIVTVSVGAAFTRNQTGAKLEKIIHEADRALYLAKASGRNCAWLFDPNDPQSSDESENIAALLKIAIEQKLVSLVYQPIQNVVTGRVEAVETLMRLRMLDGTSVPPSLFIPVAERTGAIIELGRWAVHTACQELLAGGHVDVVSVNVSPMQLKTPGFATSIAAILGETGVDGRRLAFEITEGLEMEMHSDILRCISDLKLLGIRIWLDDFGTGFAGLSWLRLIDFDTVKIDRSFLHDCTDPRGRAMLQDIIGLVRNRGHKILVEGVETEEQMELMREFGIDQVQGFHIGRPARAADFRIRKPMQKLPLAVLKSA; encoded by the coding sequence ATGGATCAAGGCACGCCACATACTTTGGCAGACCTGGCAGACGCAGGCATCGAGGGGCCGCGCCAGCTGTCGGATGCCGAGTTGCGCGCCATGTACCGCCAGGCCGGGGCCGCCGCGCGCCGCAAGGACACGCGCCAGGGCCTGTGGATCGCTGTTATCACCTATCTGCTGTTTTCCGTTACCGACGTCCTGCTGATCCCCGACGTCGCCGCCTATACGATCATCGCGCGGTTCGCGATCGGCGTCAGCGTCCTGCTGCTTCTGGAAGTCCAGATCCGCAGAGAGGTCGACACCAAATGGCTCGACCTCACCTGCGCCACCGCCCTGATTACAGGCTATGCCGGCTGGCTGTTGCCCGCCGTCATGACCGATCTCGCCCAGACCATGTCATACTACATGATCTTCGGCGCCATCTTCATGATGGGAGCGAACCTGTTCTTCAGCTTCCACTTCCGGCTTTCGGTGATTTCGTCGGGCATCATCCTCTGCATCTTCTTCGTCGCCCTCTATCTCATTCCCGAAAACGCGCCCTACCAACTGGCCTTCGGCACCTTCTACATCTCCTGCTTCGCCTTCACCTCCTTCGTGAACTGGAAGCTGAACCGCGAGCGCTACAACGTCTTCCTGAACGCGCTTGAGGCCAAGACCCAGCAGAAGGAGGCGACCGAGCGCGGCCATGCGCTGCTGCGGCTGTCGCGGACCGATCCGCTGACCGGGCTGGAGAACCGCCGCGCCGTCGACGAGCGCCTGAGGGACTACTGGAACGACTGGCAGCGTTTCGGCGCCGGTTTTGCCGCCATCCTCATCGATGTCGACTTCTTCAAGAAGTACAACGATTCCTACGGCCATCAGGAAGGCGACCGCTGCCTGACCCTGATCGCCGACGCGCTCGGCACGACCATCGCGCAATTCAACGGCTCGATCGGCCGCTACGGCGGCGAGGAATTCATCGCGCTCGCCCGCCTGTCGGACCGCGAGCAGGTGGCCGAGCTTGCCGAAATCATCCGCAGCACGGTCGAGGACCTGGCGCTCAAGCACAACTACCGGCGCGACGGCATGTCCATCGTCACCGTCAGCGTCGGCGCCGCCTTCACCCGCAACCAGACCGGCGCCAAGCTCGAAAAGATCATCCACGAGGCCGACCGCGCGCTCTACCTGGCCAAGGCCAGTGGCCGCAATTGCGCCTGGCTGTTCGATCCGAACGACCCCCAGAGCAGCGACGAGAGCGAAAACATCGCTGCCCTGTTGAAGATCGCCATCGAGCAGAAACTCGTCTCGCTGGTCTACCAGCCCATCCAGAATGTCGTCACCGGCCGTGTCGAAGCCGTCGAGACGCTGATGCGCCTGAGGATGCTCGACGGCACCTCCGTGCCGCCCAGCCTGTTCATTCCGGTGGCCGAGCGCACGGGTGCCATCATCGAGCTCGGTCGCTGGGCCGTGCACACCGCCTGCCAGGAGCTTCTCGCCGGCGGCCATGTCGACGTCGTCAGCGTCAACGTTTCGCCCATGCAGCTCAAGACGCCGGGTTTTGCCACCTCGATTGCCGCCATCCTTGGGGAAACCGGCGTCGACGGCCGCAGGCTGGCCTTCGAGATCACCGAAGGCCTCGAAATGGAGATGCACTCGGACATCCTCCGCTGCATCAGCGACCTGAAGCTGCTCGGCATCAGGATCTGGCTCGACGACTTCGGCACCGGCTTCGCCGGCCTGTCATGGCTGCGCCTGATCGATTTCGACACGGTCAAGATCGACCGCTCGTTCCTCCACGACTGCACCGACCCGCGTGGCCGGGCCATGCTTCAGGACATCATCGGCCTGGTGCGCAACCGCGGCCACAAGATCCTGGTGGAAGGCGTCGAGACCGAAGAGCAGATGGAACTGATGCGAGAGTTCGGCATCGACCAGGTGCAGGGCTTCCACATCGGCCGCCCTGCCCGTGCCGCCGATTTCCGCATCAGGAAGCCGATGCAGAAACTGCCGCTCGCGGTGCTGAAATCGGCCTGA
- a CDS encoding CaiB/BaiF CoA-transferase family protein — MSNPPLRGVRVIELARILAGPWAGQLLADLGADVIKVENPDGGDDTRKWGPPFVTGHDGENLSAAYYHSCNRGKRSIALDFSTPEGSEIVRRLVADADVLIENFKLGGLKKYGLDYESLKKINPKLVYCSITGFGQSGPYAPRAGYDFIVQGMSGLMSITGPAGGEPQKVGVAVTDIFTGLYSVIAIQAALRHAEATGEGQHVDMALFDTQMSVLANQNLNYLVSGNSPVQMGNAHPNIAPYEVLPVKDGHFILAVGNDGQFQKFCAIVGLENIAADPLFATNSARVANRVALREKMVAALAGFEREALLALLEKAGVPASPINTIGQAFADPQAIARGMRMDLDDGHGNALPSVRAPMVMSETPLAYQKPSPRLGEHTAEILAELEKNEK, encoded by the coding sequence ATGAGCAATCCGCCCCTTCGTGGCGTCCGTGTCATCGAACTCGCCCGCATCCTCGCCGGCCCTTGGGCAGGTCAGCTGCTCGCCGATCTCGGCGCCGATGTCATCAAGGTGGAAAATCCCGACGGCGGCGACGACACCCGCAAATGGGGGCCGCCCTTCGTCACCGGCCATGACGGCGAGAACCTCTCGGCCGCCTATTACCACTCCTGCAATCGCGGCAAGCGCTCGATCGCGCTCGACTTCTCGACCCCCGAAGGCTCTGAGATCGTGCGCAGGCTGGTCGCGGACGCCGACGTGCTGATCGAGAACTTCAAGCTCGGCGGCCTCAAGAAATACGGCCTCGATTATGAGAGCCTGAAAAAGATCAACCCCAAGCTGGTCTATTGCTCGATCACCGGCTTCGGCCAGTCCGGCCCTTATGCGCCGCGCGCGGGCTACGACTTCATCGTCCAGGGCATGTCGGGCCTGATGTCGATCACCGGCCCCGCCGGCGGCGAGCCGCAGAAGGTCGGCGTCGCCGTCACCGACATCTTCACCGGCCTCTATTCGGTCATTGCCATCCAGGCCGCCCTTCGCCACGCCGAGGCAACCGGCGAAGGCCAGCATGTCGACATGGCGCTGTTCGACACCCAGATGTCGGTGCTCGCCAACCAGAACCTCAACTACCTGGTGTCGGGCAATTCTCCGGTGCAGATGGGCAATGCCCACCCCAACATCGCGCCCTACGAGGTTCTGCCGGTCAAGGACGGGCATTTCATCCTCGCCGTCGGCAATGACGGCCAGTTCCAGAAATTCTGCGCCATCGTCGGCCTCGAAAACATCGCCGCCGACCCGCTGTTTGCCACCAACTCGGCCCGCGTCGCCAACCGCGTCGCATTGCGCGAAAAGATGGTTGCGGCCCTCGCCGGCTTCGAGCGCGAGGCGCTGCTTGCCTTGCTGGAAAAGGCCGGCGTGCCGGCCAGCCCGATCAACACTATCGGCCAGGCCTTCGCCGACCCGCAGGCCATTGCCCGCGGCATGCGCATGGATCTCGACGACGGCCACGGCAACGCCCTGCCTTCGGTGCGCGCGCCCATGGTCATGTCGGAAACGCCTCTCGCCTATCAGAAACCATCACCGCGGCTCGGGGAACACACCGCGGAAATCCTTGCCGAACTGGAGAAGAACGAAAAATGA